A stretch of Prunus dulcis chromosome 6, ALMONDv2, whole genome shotgun sequence DNA encodes these proteins:
- the LOC117630669 gene encoding uncharacterized protein LOC117630669: protein MSLPQNLMQALPIFRRSAVKHLVKNTGNNLCRIVRYFLRLIFISGQDKLAEGNGKNLIPEPIPSQTPEEAAVPEQATISEEDRLLLQLSSTKQLLQLRDEPQASNAAELAKQTLRTWLSRDLETISPHENFGELKEALEVLHAQNLLPEELLRMLRKMFIGHFGFDAHIAEKIKEKQELHEYTRFLTDHEQDLAKIKHGVEICQACEAELEEYDLKLGRVKAELAALEQGRAGLIKKIQGVMGGVEPIKRKLEQESSQADQVRAKRFKLEVKAECVNALWLAIRKAINNYFSF from the exons ATGAGCCTGCCACAGAACTTGATGCAAGCACTGCCTATTTTTCGGAGGTCTGCCGTTAAACACTTGGTTAAGAATACGGGAAACAATCTCTGTAGGATTGTTAGGTATTTTCTCAGACTGATCTTTATTTCTGGACAGGACAAACTAGCTGAAGGCAATGGGAAGAACCTTATCCCAGAGCCAATTCCTTCTCAAACTCCTGAAGAA GCTGCTGTCCCTGAACAAGCTACTATCTCTGAAGAAGATCGACTGCTGCTCCAACTTTCGTCCACTAAACAGCTTCTTCAACTTCGAGATGAACCGCAGGCCTCAAATGCAGCAGAGTTAGCCAAACAAACTCTCAGGACTTGGCTTTCCAGAGACCTAGAAACGATTTCCCCTCATGAAAACTTTGGAGAGCTAAAGGAGGCTCTGGAAGTCCTCCATGCTCAGAACCTGCTCCCTGAAGAACTGCTAAGGATGCTTCGCAAAATGTTCATTGGCCACTTTGGTTTTGATGCTCATATTGctgaaaaaatcaaagagaaacAAGAACTCCATGAGTACACGAGGTTCTTGACTGATCATGAACAAGACCTGGCTAAGATCAAACATGGAGTAGAGATATGCCAAGCCTGTGAAGCTGAGCTGGAGGAATATGACTTGAAACTCGGCAGGGTCAAGGCAGAATTGGCTGCATTGGAACAGGGAAGAGCCGGACTTATTAAGAAAATTCAGGGAGTGATGGGAGGCGTGGAGCCTATCAAGAGGAAATTAGAACAAGAATCTTCTCAAGCTGATCAAGTCAGGGCTAAAAGATTTAAGCTAGAAGTTAAGGCAGAGTGTGTTAACGCTCTGTGGTTAGCCATTAGGAAGGCTATAAACAATTATTTTAGCTTCTAA
- the LOC117630668 gene encoding factor of DNA methylation 5-like isoform X2, with the protein MKKLEQSEAEKNELQEKHAQSEAQKKELQKKHEQSEAQKKELLKKHEQSETQKKELQKKHEQSESHNKDLQKKLDHSEAQKKELQKKLEQSEAQKNGLQFRKQREIQLMKQMYEETVIEKRMTDEKMIEKKKENEKLQRKIIELEELCDQDKDQAEVKDVKKEKTDEDDEDQEQDHDEVNDDEDYEDEDEDQEQDPDEVNDDGGNEKMKKIRKKLKQTEEELEYAEAHNHKLIAKESELEEARKELISGWDSASRAFIGVKRMGELESKPFQTACKRKYPMDEADDQAAALCSLWESYLRDSCWKPFKTIRVAFRQQPKITIDEGDEKLKKLKDEFGDEVYNAVTTALLESKEYNSHHWRYTVSELWNFKQGRRASLKEGVSYLLKQLKLQKRRRSS; encoded by the exons ATGAAAAAGCTTGAGCAGAGTGAAGCCGAGAAGAATGAACTACAGGAAAAGCATGCGCAGAGTGAAGCCCAGAAGAAGGAGCTTCAGAAAAAGCATGAGCAGAGTGAAGCCCAGAAGAAGGAGCTTCTGAAAAAGCATGAGCAAAGTGAGACTCAGAAGAAAGAGCTTCAGAAAAAGCATGAGCAGAGTGAATCGCACAATAAAGATCTTCAGAAAAAGCTTGATCACAGTGAAGCTCAGAAGAAAGAGCTTCAGAAAAAGCTTGAGCAAAGTGAAGCACAAAAGAATGGGCTTCAATTTCGTAAGCAGCGTGAGATACAACTAATGAAACAAATG TATGAGGAAACTGTCATAGAGAAAAGGATGACTGATGAAAAGATGATAGAGAAAAAG aaagaaaatgagaaacttcaaaggaaaataattgaattggAAGAGTTGTGTGATCAAGACAAGGATCAAGCTGAGGTTAAGGAtgtgaagaaggaaaaaacagatgaggatgatgaggaCCAAGAGCAGGATCATGATGAGGTTAACGATGATGAGGATtatgaggatgaggatgaggacCAAGAGCAGGATCCGGATGAGGTTAACGATGATGGTGGGAatgagaagatgaagaaaattcGAAAAAAGTTAAAGCAGACGGAAGAGGAGTTGGAATATGCTGAAGCTCATAACCATAAACTTATTGCAAAGGAGTCTGAATTAGAGGAGGCTCGTAAGGAGTTAATCTCT ggATGGGATTCAGCAAGTCGTGCTTTTATTGGCGTGAAGAGAATGGGAGAGCTTGAAAGCAAACCATTTCAAACTGCATGCAAGAGAAAATATCCTATGGATGAAGCAGATGACCAGGCAGCGGCACTATGTTCTCTGTGGGAGAGTTATCTTAGGGATTCTTGCTGGAAACCATTCAAAACTATAAGGGTAGCCTTTCGTCAACAACCAAAg ATAACTATTGATGAGGGAgatgaaaaactgaaaaaattaaaggacgagtttggtgatgaagtctacAATGCTGTGACAACTGCCTTGCTGGAATCGAAAGAGTATAATAGTCACCATTGGAGGTATACAGTATCAGAATTATGGAACTTTAAACAAGGGAGGAGAGCATCATTAAAAGAGGGTGTCTCGTATTTACTGAAGCAGTTGAAACTGCAGAAAAGGAGAAGATCAAGCTGA
- the LOC117630668 gene encoding factor of DNA methylation 5-like isoform X1, which yields MKHQFSLWVYIYPIFSSSFHKKRKGKKSFHLPKTPRSVFCCLGASIERALAKEFEISQVSEEMDIAKLKQNVRDHLEKVFLEQDKALAKSEVQKNDNKKKLEHIEAHKKELMKKLEQSEAEKNELQEKHAQSEAQKKELQKKHEQSEAQKKELLKKHEQSETQKKELQKKHEQSESHNKDLQKKLDHSEAQKKELQKKLEQSEAQKNGLQFRKQREIQLMKQMYEETVIEKRMTDEKMIEKKKENEKLQRKIIELEELCDQDKDQAEVKDVKKEKTDEDDEDQEQDHDEVNDDEDYEDEDEDQEQDPDEVNDDGGNEKMKKIRKKLKQTEEELEYAEAHNHKLIAKESELEEARKELISGWDSASRAFIGVKRMGELESKPFQTACKRKYPMDEADDQAAALCSLWESYLRDSCWKPFKTIRVAFRQQPKITIDEGDEKLKKLKDEFGDEVYNAVTTALLESKEYNSHHWRYTVSELWNFKQGRRASLKEGVSYLLKQLKLQKRRRSS from the exons ATGAAACACCAATTTTCTTTATGGGTCTATATATATCCAATTTTTTCATCTTCCTTccataaaaagagaaaaggaaaaaaatctTTTCATCTTCCTAAAACCCCAAGGTCGGTGTTCTGTTGTCTGGGGGCATCCATAGAGAGAGCACTCGCTAAAGA GTTTGAAATATCTCAAGTTTCTGAAGAAATGGATATTG CAAAGTTGAAACAAAATGTGCGTGACCACCTGGAGAAGGTATTCTTGGAGCAGGATAAAGCCTTAGCCAAATCTGAAGTTCAAAAGAATGATAATAAGAAAAAGCTTGAGCATATTGAGGCACATAAGAAAGAGCTCATGAAAAAGCTTGAGCAGAGTGAAGCCGAGAAGAATGAACTACAGGAAAAGCATGCGCAGAGTGAAGCCCAGAAGAAGGAGCTTCAGAAAAAGCATGAGCAGAGTGAAGCCCAGAAGAAGGAGCTTCTGAAAAAGCATGAGCAAAGTGAGACTCAGAAGAAAGAGCTTCAGAAAAAGCATGAGCAGAGTGAATCGCACAATAAAGATCTTCAGAAAAAGCTTGATCACAGTGAAGCTCAGAAGAAAGAGCTTCAGAAAAAGCTTGAGCAAAGTGAAGCACAAAAGAATGGGCTTCAATTTCGTAAGCAGCGTGAGATACAACTAATGAAACAAATG TATGAGGAAACTGTCATAGAGAAAAGGATGACTGATGAAAAGATGATAGAGAAAAAG aaagaaaatgagaaacttcaaaggaaaataattgaattggAAGAGTTGTGTGATCAAGACAAGGATCAAGCTGAGGTTAAGGAtgtgaagaaggaaaaaacagatgaggatgatgaggaCCAAGAGCAGGATCATGATGAGGTTAACGATGATGAGGATtatgaggatgaggatgaggacCAAGAGCAGGATCCGGATGAGGTTAACGATGATGGTGGGAatgagaagatgaagaaaattcGAAAAAAGTTAAAGCAGACGGAAGAGGAGTTGGAATATGCTGAAGCTCATAACCATAAACTTATTGCAAAGGAGTCTGAATTAGAGGAGGCTCGTAAGGAGTTAATCTCT ggATGGGATTCAGCAAGTCGTGCTTTTATTGGCGTGAAGAGAATGGGAGAGCTTGAAAGCAAACCATTTCAAACTGCATGCAAGAGAAAATATCCTATGGATGAAGCAGATGACCAGGCAGCGGCACTATGTTCTCTGTGGGAGAGTTATCTTAGGGATTCTTGCTGGAAACCATTCAAAACTATAAGGGTAGCCTTTCGTCAACAACCAAAg ATAACTATTGATGAGGGAgatgaaaaactgaaaaaattaaaggacgagtttggtgatgaagtctacAATGCTGTGACAACTGCCTTGCTGGAATCGAAAGAGTATAATAGTCACCATTGGAGGTATACAGTATCAGAATTATGGAACTTTAAACAAGGGAGGAGAGCATCATTAAAAGAGGGTGTCTCGTATTTACTGAAGCAGTTGAAACTGCAGAAAAGGAGAAGATCAAGCTGA